A genome region from Triticum aestivum cultivar Chinese Spring chromosome 2B, IWGSC CS RefSeq v2.1, whole genome shotgun sequence includes the following:
- the LOC123042069 gene encoding RING-H2 finger protein ATL74: protein MAARRFLQAAAEGVSTPGARIIADDRDIVIILASLLCALITVLGIGLVARWCACGGAEARARAAANRGVKKSVLRAIPTVAYVSADAGKGKGKEEEAAAAPECAICLAEFEDGEAMRVLPQCGHAFHAACVDKWLRGHSSCPSCRRILAVHLPAGQRCQRCGARPDPATWKPPGQYGEMPPFLP from the coding sequence ATGGCGGCCAGGAGGTTCTtgcaggcggcggcggagggcgtgtCCACGCCAGGCGCCCGGATCATCGCCGACGACAGGgacatcgtcatcatcctcgcctCGCTGCTCTGCGCGCTCATCACCGTCCTCGGCATCGGCCTCGTCGCCCGCTGGTGCGCGTGCGGCGGCGCGGAAGCCAGGGCGCGCGCCGCCGCCAACAGGGGCGTCAAGAAGTCGGTGCTCCGCGCCATCCCCACCGTCGCCTACGTCTCCGCTGACgccggcaagggcaagggcaaggaggaggaggccgccgcggcgCCCGAGTGCGCCAtctgcctcgccgagttcgagGACGGCGAGGCCATGCGCGTGCTGCCCCAGTGCGGCCACGCCTTCCACGCCGCCTGCGTCGACAAGTGGCTGCGCGGCCACTCGTCCTGCCCCTCCTGCCGCCGGATCCTCGCCGTCCACCTGCCGGCCGGCCAGCGCTGCCAGCGCTGCGGCGCGCGGCCCGACCCCGCCACCTGGAAGCCGCCGGGCCAGTACGGCGAGATGCCGCCCTTCTTGCCGTAG